In Candidatus Methylomirabilota bacterium, the DNA window AGCCCACGGATCGCCTTCTTCGTCTCGGCGGAGAACGCGCCGGATCCGTACGGGCTCTACAACTTGCTCACCCCGGCGTTCCCCGGGCCGGCGGCCGCCACGCGCTACGTGCACGCGCTCATCACGGTCTCCCATGCCCCGCGGACGAGGCCTGGCCCGGTCGAGATCTCGTGCCGCCTCACTGGCGACGCCGACGCCGGGCCTGGAACCGTTAGCCGGCGACGGATCGAGGTGCCCGATCAGGTCGCCCGATCCCACGGCCGGCGCCAGACGTCCTGGGTCATGCCGTTCGGCGGACCCGACTACCGGTGGAGGGCCGGATCGTATAAGGTGGCGTGCACTCATTCCCGCGGAACCCTAGGTGGCGAGTTCGTGCTGCGCTGACGACGAGGAGGAGCGACCGACATGGCGGACGAAGCGTTCGACCCGAAGACGGTCACGGTGGAACAGCTCGCGGCCTATGCACGCCAGGTGCGACGGGCCCGCATTGGCGCCCTCGTTGCGGGCCTTGTGGCGGCGGCCATCGGCTTCTGGATCACGATCCGCTACGCACCGCAGTGGGTAGGAATCGTCATCATCGTTCTCGTGGGCGCCGGGGCCTACCGGCTCGTCTACGAGCTGCTCAAGCCGGCAGGCGCGAACATCAAGGCCGACTAGCGCCCCTGGATCCCACCGCGCGGACGCCCGATGCCACCCGGCAAAGGCGGAGACAAACATCGGGTGGGCCGGGCAGACCGTGGGACACACCGGTCACGAGACGCGCGGACCAACCGTGTTGTCTCATGCGACTGCTCGCGCCCGCACTTGCCCGAGAGGGCTGTCGTCACCCCGGGGACACCATTCCCGCGCCCCGCAGGAGCGCGACTGGCGACTCGCATGAGACCCGGTTCTGGGGCCGGCGACGAAGAACCCGAGCGAGTGCGGCCAACTGCCAGGCGCGTCTTGACAGGGGTGCCCGGCCTCGCGTGTAGTAGGTGGGCTCGGCTGTATCGGATCCCGAGCCGTGGAGGCCTGTGACATGCTCAAGTTCGGTCAAGCCCGGAAGGATGAACCTTCAGCGAAGGCCGAGCCGGCGCTCGATCCGCCCGTCTCACGCCCGCCGCTGCTGGTTCCCGATCCCCGGCCAGAGGAGGGCCCTCAGATGCCCAACAGCAACGTGAACAATGGCGAATCCATTCTGGCCGCCGGCCTCACGATCGAAGGAAAGATCGAGGGCACCGGCAACTTCCGTGTGGTCGGTCGGTTCAAGGGCGCGGTCAAGGTGAATGGCGAGTTGACCATCGAGCCCGGCGCCTTTGTCGAGGGCGAGATCACGGCCGATTCGGTCCTGGTCGCCGGGGATGTCCGCGGCCAGATTGTCGCGGCGTCTCGGGTGGAGTTCAAGGACTCCGGCACGCTGATCGGAGACGTGAAGGCGAGCAGCGTGGTGGTCTCCGCCGGATCCAAGATGCGGGGCAAGATGGAGTTCGGGTGGAAGGAGGGTGAAGGCGAGGCCGGGCCACTGGAGAACGGCTCTCAACTCTCGTCCCGCTGAGTGGCCTTCACCATGGTGGGCGAGTCGTGGAAGTGCCCACACTGCGGAGAGCGTATCCTGCGCAGCGCGGTCACGTGCCCGGCCTGCCGGCGCCATCTGCGCTTCGACGCCGTCACCAGCTCCCGTCCGGTCGTCCGGTCCACCCTGTGCCCGCTCAACGTCGAGGGCACTATCCGGCACTCCGCCGACGCCGCCCCCTCCGAATATTCCGTGATCATCGAGGTGCGAGAGGACCGGGGCGAGCTCATCGCCCGCCGCGTGGTGAACGTCGGGTCGCTCCAGCCCGGTCAAGCCCGGCATATCACGCTCCGCATCGAGATGCCCGCGCCGGAGCCCTCCGCCTCGCCCCCCGCGCCCGCGAACGCCCGGCATCCCTGACGCGGCCGCTCGCGAAGCCACCGGCCGCGGCATTGTCAAGGTCGCGCCGGTGTGACCGCGCGGTCATGGTCCTGTTCCTCGGGCAGATGGAACGCGCGAGTCGCCCTTGCTGCGCTATGCTCCCACCCCAGTCCCACCTCAGCGCGGAGGTAACCGATGGATGGCCTCAAGCAGATCCAAGTCGTCACGCAGGGCGACGGTTGGCACCTGGTCGGGTTGGATGACCACGGACGCGTCTGGTTCGGAACGACGCGACGGACGACCAGGGGACGAGCCATCGCGTGGACGCTCATGGACGAAGGCGTCGACTCGGAGCCTCAACCGACACCAGGACCACAGTCTCCGGAGACAGGGCCTGGGCCGGGGCGGTGGCCGTCTCGGCCCCGCACATAGCGCTGGGCGGTCCCGGGCTCGGCGACCTTGATCACGCGCGAGTGGACGCGACGGGAGTGGGCCGGCGGTGGTGTCGCCGCGCTGGCGATGCTGGCCGCCGGCTGCGCGACGATCTCCCCCGGCGAAGAGCGCAAGCTGGGGGGCGAGCAGGCCGACGAGATCGAGAAGAGCGTGGGGCTCGTGCGCGAGCCTCGACTCGTGGGCTACGTCCGTCAGGTCGGCGGTCGGCTGGCCCAGGCCGCGCAGCGACCCGACATCGCCTGGCAGTTCAACATCGCCGACGAGGACGATACGAACGCCTTCGCGCTCCCGGGCGGCTGGGTGTACGTGACGCGGGGCCTGCTGGCCCTGCTCAACGGCGAGGACGAGCTGGCCGGGGTCATCGGCCACGAGATGGCACACGTGCTGGAGCGCCACGCCGCGCAACGGGTCGGTGCCGCCACACCCTTCGCCGTGCTCTTCGGCGTGCCGGCGGCGATCCTCGGCACGGTGAGCCCGACTCTCGGCGGCATCGTCGGCGGCACCGGCCGGCTCGCATCCGGCGTGGCCCTGGCGTCGTACAGCCGCGAGCAGGAGCGCGAGGCCGACGACCGCGGCGTCGAGCTGGCCGCGCGCGCCGGCTGGAACCCGGGCGGGCTCGGCCGCGTGCTCCGGACGCTCGAGGCCGAAGAGGTGCTGGCCGGCGCCGATCCGAACCGGTCGCGCTTCTTCTCCGACCATCCGTCGAGCCATGAGCGGGTCGAGCGCCTCCAGGCGGCCGCGCGGCTTCCGGTGACGTCGGCCGCGCCCATCGCCCTCCATCGCGGCGCGTTCCTCGGTCGGCTCGAGGGACTGGTGGTCGGTGAGAATCCCGATGACGGCGTCTTCCTGGGGTCGCTCTTCGTGCATCCGGGCCTGGACGCCGCGATCGAGATGCCCGCGCAGTGGAAGACCGTGAACACGCCCGAAGTCGCCGGCGCGGTCGCGACGCCGGACGGAGACGCCGTGGTGCTGCTGAGCCTGGTCGCCGACGGCGACGATCCGGTGGCGGGAGCGCGGACCGACGGCCTCAAGGAGGCGCAGCTCAAGCAGCTCCAGCGCACGCAGATCGCCGGGCTCCCCGCCGCGCAGCTCCGCGCAGACACGCGCGACGGCAACCGCGTGCTGCTCACCTGGATCGCCCACCGAAAGCACGTGATGCGGGTGACGGGTCTCACTGCAGTCCGTCGGTGGGAGCGCTACGAACCCGCGATCGAACGGACGACGCGGAGCTTCCGCCCGCTCCGCCCCGCGGATCGCGAGCGCATCGTCGAGAGCCGTCTGCGGGTCCGCGAGGCGCGGGCGGGCGAGACCATCGAGCAGGTGCTCGCTCGTGGCGGAAGCACCTGGAACGCGGCCCGGATCGCGATGGCCAACGGCACCACGGTGAATGCGCGGCTCGACCCCGGCTGGCCGGTGAAGGTGCCGGTCGCCCAGCGCTACGTCCGTGCCGCGGGCCCCTGAGGCGCGGGCGCTACGGCGACTTCACGCAGCGGTCGATGACCGGGGCAATGCGATCGGGCCAGGAGCCCCAGGCGCGCAGCTCCACTTGCGATCCTCCGGCGGCGGGGCGCGCTCCGACGATGAAGGCGGGGTACTGGGCCTGGGCGCGGGCGACCAGCCGCCATCCGCCATCCCGCTCCTCCATCTGCGTCGGCAGATACGCCAGGCTGTTGAAGTAGCCCGACTCCTGGTCGATCTGGTCCTGAACGCACTGGGTCACCGC includes these proteins:
- a CDS encoding polymer-forming cytoskeletal protein, with the protein product MLKFGQARKDEPSAKAEPALDPPVSRPPLLVPDPRPEEGPQMPNSNVNNGESILAAGLTIEGKIEGTGNFRVVGRFKGAVKVNGELTIEPGAFVEGEITADSVLVAGDVRGQIVAASRVEFKDSGTLIGDVKASSVVVSAGSKMRGKMEFGWKEGEGEAGPLENGSQLSSR
- a CDS encoding M48 family metalloprotease; translated protein: MITREWTRREWAGGGVAALAMLAAGCATISPGEERKLGGEQADEIEKSVGLVREPRLVGYVRQVGGRLAQAAQRPDIAWQFNIADEDDTNAFALPGGWVYVTRGLLALLNGEDELAGVIGHEMAHVLERHAAQRVGAATPFAVLFGVPAAILGTVSPTLGGIVGGTGRLASGVALASYSREQEREADDRGVELAARAGWNPGGLGRVLRTLEAEEVLAGADPNRSRFFSDHPSSHERVERLQAAARLPVTSAAPIALHRGAFLGRLEGLVVGENPDDGVFLGSLFVHPGLDAAIEMPAQWKTVNTPEVAGAVATPDGDAVVLLSLVADGDDPVAGARTDGLKEAQLKQLQRTQIAGLPAAQLRADTRDGNRVLLTWIAHRKHVMRVTGLTAVRRWERYEPAIERTTRSFRPLRPADRERIVESRLRVREARAGETIEQVLARGGSTWNAARIAMANGTTVNARLDPGWPVKVPVAQRYVRAAGP